DNA sequence from the Antarctobacter heliothermus genome:
GATCGACACGATCATCGAACTGGCTGAGGAAGCCGCGAAAGAGCCGTTTGATTTTCAGGCCCCCGATTACTCGGCGCTGTTCGAAGTCGTCAAAGGTCTTGGCGAAGAGAAGATGCGCGCCGCTTATGCGATTTCGGACAAGCAGGAACGCGTTGCTGCCGTGTCCGCGCTGAAGGATGAGATCAAGGCTGGTCTGAACGAAGAGCAGCTTGCAGATGCCAACCTTGGCCCGGCGATGAAAAAGCTGGAGTCGATGGTTCTGCGCGGTGACGTGGTCAAGAACGGTCGCCGTATTGACGGCCGTGCGCTAGACCAAATCCGTCCGATCGTGTCGGAAACCGGCCTGTTGCCGCGGACCCACGGGTCGGCGCTGTTCACCCGCGGTGAAACTCAGGCGCTGGCCGTTACTACGCTGGGCACCGGCGACGATGAGCAGTTCATCGACGCCCTGCACGGCAACTTCAAATCCAACTTCCTGCTGCACTACAACTTCCCCCCCTATTCGGTTGGCGAAGTTGGCCGTGTGAGCGGCCCGGGCCGTCGTGAGATCGGTCATGGCAAGCTGGCGTGGCGTGCCTTGCAGGCGGTTCTGCCGGCGGCGACGGATTTCCCCTATACCATCCGCATCGTGTCCGAGATCACCGAATCCAACGGCTCCAGCTCGATGGCGTCGGTTTGCGGTGGCTCCTTGTCGATGATGGACGCAGGTGTTCCGCTCAAGGCGCCGGTGGCCGGTGTGGCCATGGGTCTGGTGCTGGAAGATGATGGTTCTTATGGCATCCTGTCCGACATCCTGGGTGATGAGGATCACCTTGGCGACATGGACTTCAAGGTGGCCGGGACGGAAAACGGCATCACCTCGTTGCAGATGGACATCAAGGTTGCGGGCATCACGCCTGAGATCATGAAAGCCGCGCTGGCACAGGCCAAGACGGGCCGTCTGCACATTCTCGAAGAGATGTCCAAGGCGATCACAACGGCGGGTGAGTTCAGCGTTCACGCGCCGCGGATCGAGACCATGCAGATCCCGACCGACAAGATCCGTGAAGTGATCGGTTCGGGCGGCAAGGTGATCCGCGAGATCGTCGAAGTGTCGGGCGCAAAGGTCGACATCAACGACGAAGGCATCATCAAGATCGCTT
Encoded proteins:
- the pnp gene encoding polyribonucleotide nucleotidyltransferase, which codes for MFKEVKKTLQWGEETLTLETGKVARQADGTVIATLGETSVMANVTFAKQQKEGQDFFPLTVHYQEKYYAAGKVPGGFFKREARPTEKETLTARLIDRPIRPLFVPGFKNEVLVMCTVLSHDLVNDPDIVAMIAASAALTISGAPFRGPIAGARVGFEDGEYVLNPTVDDMHQLRNNPEQRLDLVVAGTKDAVMMVESEAYELTEDEMLGAVMFAHESIQPVIDTIIELAEEAAKEPFDFQAPDYSALFEVVKGLGEEKMRAAYAISDKQERVAAVSALKDEIKAGLNEEQLADANLGPAMKKLESMVLRGDVVKNGRRIDGRALDQIRPIVSETGLLPRTHGSALFTRGETQALAVTTLGTGDDEQFIDALHGNFKSNFLLHYNFPPYSVGEVGRVSGPGRREIGHGKLAWRALQAVLPAATDFPYTIRIVSEITESNGSSSMASVCGGSLSMMDAGVPLKAPVAGVAMGLVLEDDGSYGILSDILGDEDHLGDMDFKVAGTENGITSLQMDIKVAGITPEIMKAALAQAKTGRLHILEEMSKAITTAGEFSVHAPRIETMQIPTDKIREVIGSGGKVIREIVEVSGAKVDINDEGIIKIASPDGESIKKAYDMIYSIVAEPEEGKVYKGTVVKIVDFGAFVNFFGKRDGLVHVSQIENKRLNHPSDVLKEGQEVYVKLLGFDDRGKVRLAMKMVDQTTGEEVSNDAKEDAEG